The region cagaaggctgtaactggtctgtagctggtctctctctttagtcagggtgttactgctggtctgtagctggtctctctctttagtcagaaggctgtaactggtctgtagctggtctctctctttagacaGAAGGCTGTAACtgatctgtagctggtctctctctttagtcagaaggctgtaactggtctgtagctggtctctctctttagtcagaagGCTGTAACTggcctgtagctggtctctctctgttgagTCGTGATGACCAATTACTCCATCTGTAAAAGGGAAAAGTTAATCAAACATGTAACTACCACACCATTGATGATTAAGGATGATTAAGGATGATTAAGTATGATTAAGGTTGATTAAGGATGATTAAGGATGATTAAGGATTCTACTTAAGTCTCAGTGACAAAATACTAAActtacagtagacagacaggcctatgatcccagtcagtaggagaacacacagcagccccagacacactgcagctACTCCAGAGGGTCTCTTCCACCACTGGAAATGTACTGAATCACAAATTATTAAAGTATGGTATTTGGTAATGTGTTTTACTGTATCATCCACGATTGGGACAAAtagataaaataaaattgtatttgtcacatgcgccgtatCCAACAggtgttttaacctgttggggctacaggttagcaatgaaccccgagacgggattgctaacaaggctggaaattcaaaacatcaaaaatctaataatttcaatttctcaaacaagcaactattttacaccatttaaaagataaacatctccttattccaaccacattgttcgattttcagaggctttacggcaaaagcataaagttagattatgttaggacagtacatagccacaaaagtacaaacatccattttcaattcaaggtcaggcgtcaccaaaagcagaaaccagctaaaattatgcactaacctttggcaatctccatcagatgacactcctaggacattatgttatacaatacatgcattttttgttccatcaagttcatatttatatccaaaaacagcattttacagtagcgtgaaattcagattttttcttctctgaagtgcttccggtgaacaacgttacaatttacaaaattactattcgaaaacattggtaaattataatattgtgattcaaataataatagtttatcatttcgtaaatgctactgtattgccagatttcaaaataactttactgggaaatcacaagttgcaataaaccgggtgctgtgctaagaacaataggctaggctatataggTTAGCATCATCTTGTAACcagctaatatcaataatactatcgtcaataatcccttacctttgattatcttcatccattggcacttccaggaatcccaggtccactacaaatgtggtttcttttgacaaagttcataattgatgtccaaataactccaagttgttccatgttgttagcgcttcggtggcTACTCAAAAGTAGCGCGGGCGGGGGGTGGGAAGTCACagcgaaaagttaaaaaaataatctatttacgttcgttcaaacgtcaaacgttgtttagcatcaatctttagagccatttttaacgtgaaacatcagtaatgtttcaacacgACCGCTCCTGTGTCTAGAAAAACATCTTTGAAAATTGTCTCGAGTCACATGCTTGAGCAGGTGCAGGCAATAatggaagtgacgacatcccagggaggtcaacttcccttccttgtcatccggtctctgttgatcatagacgcttcaaacaactttataaagatcgctgacatctagtggaagccgtaggagttgcgaaatgaatcctttctcactgtggtatctattaaacaatgattaaaaaaaatagtacagccacaaaattctttttttctctcaggttttctcaggtttttgcctgccatatgagttttgttatacttacagacaccattcaaacagttttagaaaattcagagtgttttctatccaaatctggtaataatatgcatatcctagcttctgagttggtgtaggtggcagttaaaaatgggcacatattttttcaaaattctcaatactgcccccgtaGCCCattaagaaaaatacaaaaaaatgaaaataaataaaagtaacaaataattaaagagcagcagtaaaataccaATAGCAgggctttatacagggagtaccggtacagagtcagtgtgcgggagcactggtgtcgaggtaattgaggtaatatgtacatgtaggtagagttattaaagttactatgcatagataataaacagagtagcagcagggtaaaagagggggggacaatgcaaatagtctgggtagccatttgattagatgttcaggagtcttatggcttggggtagaaactgtttataagcctcttggacctagacttaggcactctgttactgcttgccatgcgataacagagagaacagtctatgactagggtggctggagtctttgacaatgtttaacctctctaggctaggcgggacgaattcgtcccac is a window of Salmo salar unplaced genomic scaffold, Ssal_v3.1, whole genome shotgun sequence DNA encoding:
- the LOC123732614 gene encoding C-type lectin domain family 4 member M-like — protein: AIPSRGSLLTCSPNRLKHLLDTAHVTNTILFYLFVPIVDDTVKHITKYHTLIICDSVHFQWWKRPSGVAAVCLGLLCVLLLTGIIGLSVYYGVIGHHDSTERDQLQASYSLLTKERDQLQTSYSLLTKERDQLQISYSLLSKERDQLQTSYSLLTKERDQLQTSSNTLTKERDQLQTSYSLLTKERDQQQKEKNDLMRKFSNLKQTCPKDWKKFESSWYFLSTETKTWGESKDDCLERGADLVIINSDKEQEFLFHLNKGFWIGLTDTVTEGTWKWVDGNPLTTPKYWGSGQPNGGGVENCVLLTHSSSDQGPWHDYPCSFNHSWICEI